In the Gemmatimonadaceae bacterium genome, one interval contains:
- a CDS encoding M3 family metallopeptidase has product MTTPTLDGLRREGETFMESLSREYYRAQAGLQPGAHFQAIYARHAALTSDDALDLTRETFRGTTPGTEDRRSARLMLDWVAETRVSRALAPLDEREIAWETTAVATLHDGTRVPYQRIAIDIANAADRRDRLALEQARARLVAAELAPLKRERFQRERDLVEALGIGPTYNATFAEISGIDLPVLAAQCEGFLRETQAMWDDVFREGVRDKLGIDPREATRADALALLRAREFDAAFPASALEDVVKRQIAEMGLDATAHGHIIVDAAERDGKRSRAFCSPVRVPAEVYLVLRPHGGQSDYRTFLHELGHALHFGYTRPDYPFEFRWLGDNSVTESYAMLCDHLLHDPGWLRRYTELGKADVCPFLRAAGFEELQFLRRYCSKLLYEVALYGGEVPWDALPDLYVESLGRGTSFRYDPADAFVDVDPRFYAARYLRAWQLQALLTETLRDRFDADWYRNPRAGPWIATELFAEGQRELADELAKRVARRPLTFEPLVRATEALVSAS; this is encoded by the coding sequence ACGTTCATGGAGTCGCTGTCGCGCGAGTACTATCGCGCGCAGGCGGGCCTCCAGCCCGGCGCGCACTTCCAGGCGATCTATGCGCGGCACGCGGCGCTCACGAGCGACGATGCGCTCGATCTCACCCGCGAGACGTTTCGCGGCACGACGCCGGGCACCGAAGACCGCCGCTCCGCGCGCCTGATGCTCGACTGGGTGGCCGAGACGCGCGTCTCTCGCGCGCTCGCCCCGTTGGACGAACGCGAGATCGCGTGGGAGACGACCGCCGTCGCGACGTTGCACGATGGCACCCGCGTGCCGTACCAACGGATCGCGATCGACATCGCCAACGCGGCCGACCGCCGCGACCGGCTGGCGCTGGAGCAGGCGCGGGCGCGACTCGTGGCGGCCGAGCTCGCGCCGCTCAAGCGGGAACGGTTCCAACGCGAACGGGACCTGGTCGAAGCGTTAGGCATCGGCCCCACCTACAACGCCACCTTCGCCGAGATCAGCGGCATCGACCTGCCGGTGCTGGCGGCGCAATGCGAGGGCTTCCTGCGCGAGACGCAGGCCATGTGGGACGACGTCTTCCGCGAAGGCGTGCGGGACAAGTTAGGCATCGACCCGCGCGAGGCCACGCGCGCCGACGCCCTCGCGCTCCTGCGCGCGCGCGAGTTCGATGCCGCGTTCCCCGCCTCCGCGCTCGAGGACGTCGTCAAGCGCCAGATCGCCGAAATGGGCCTCGATGCCACCGCCCACGGCCACATCATCGTCGACGCAGCCGAACGCGACGGAAAGCGCTCGCGCGCCTTCTGCTCGCCCGTGCGCGTCCCGGCCGAGGTGTATCTGGTGCTGCGGCCGCACGGCGGCCAGTCCGATTACCGCACCTTCCTGCACGAGCTCGGCCACGCGCTGCATTTCGGCTACACGCGGCCCGACTACCCGTTCGAGTTTCGCTGGTTAGGCGACAACTCGGTGACCGAGTCGTACGCGATGCTCTGCGACCACCTGCTGCACGATCCGGGGTGGCTGCGACGCTACACCGAGCTCGGCAAAGCCGACGTCTGCCCGTTTCTCCGCGCGGCCGGCTTCGAGGAGCTGCAGTTCCTGCGCCGATATTGCTCGAAGCTGTTGTACGAAGTGGCCCTGTACGGCGGCGAGGTCCCGTGGGACGCGCTGCCGGATCTCTACGTCGAGAGCCTCGGCCGCGGCACGTCGTTCCGCTACGATCCGGCCGACGCGTTCGTCGATGTCGACCCGCGGTTCTACGCCGCGCGCTATCTGCGCGCGTGGCAGCTCCAGGCGCTCCTAACGGAAACGCTCCGCGACCGCTTCGACGCCGACTGGTATCGCAACCCGCGCGCGGGGCCGTGGATCGCCACCGAGCTCTTCGCCGAAGGGCAGCGCGAGCTGGCCGACGAGCTGGCGAAGCGCGTCGCCCGCCGCCCGCTCACGTTCGAACCGCTCGTGCGGGCGACCGAGGCGCTGGTGAGCGCGTCGTGA
- a CDS encoding alpha/beta fold hydrolase: MRWIAVLAAAAIAASVAPLTAGAQQEGDYTIENFHFSDGETLPQLRQHWMTLGKPRTDAKGLTTNAVLIMHGTTGSGRQFLSPVFAGVLYGPGQLLDTTKYYIVLPDGIGHGKSSKPSDGMHAHFPKYDYADMIRAQYEMLTKGLKVNHLLIVMGTSMGGMHTWMWGEMYPDFMDGLMPLASLPTAMSGRNRMMRHMMVEDITDDPGYHGGDYTTQPRGLRAALQLLFMMTSSPRQLQKDYPTTASADAYIDSWMERVMAHEDANDYIYAFEASRDYNPEPELGDIKAPLIAVNSEDDQVNPPKLGVMERDMPKVPHGQYVLIPTSDKTRGHGTHTLAAIWQSHLADLLGEIKHNTGR, encoded by the coding sequence ATGCGTTGGATTGCCGTGCTTGCCGCCGCCGCGATCGCGGCGTCCGTTGCGCCGCTCACTGCGGGCGCGCAGCAGGAGGGCGACTACACCATCGAGAACTTCCATTTCAGCGACGGCGAGACGCTTCCGCAACTCCGCCAGCACTGGATGACGTTAGGCAAGCCCCGCACCGACGCGAAGGGCCTCACCACCAACGCCGTCCTCATCATGCACGGCACGACGGGCAGCGGCCGCCAGTTTCTCTCGCCCGTGTTCGCCGGCGTGCTCTACGGCCCGGGCCAGCTGCTCGACACCACGAAGTACTACATCGTGCTCCCCGACGGCATCGGCCACGGCAAATCGAGCAAGCCGAGCGATGGGATGCACGCGCACTTTCCGAAATACGACTATGCCGACATGATCCGCGCCCAATACGAGATGCTCACCAAGGGACTCAAGGTGAACCATCTGCTCATCGTCATGGGCACGTCCATGGGCGGTATGCACACCTGGATGTGGGGCGAGATGTATCCGGATTTCATGGACGGGCTCATGCCGCTGGCGAGTCTGCCGACCGCGATGTCGGGCCGCAACCGGATGATGCGGCACATGATGGTCGAGGACATCACTGACGATCCCGGCTACCACGGCGGCGATTACACGACGCAGCCGCGCGGCCTGCGCGCGGCGCTGCAGCTGCTGTTCATGATGACGAGCTCGCCGCGCCAACTACAGAAGGACTACCCGACCACCGCATCGGCCGACGCGTACATCGACTCGTGGATGGAGCGCGTGATGGCGCACGAAGACGCCAACGACTACATCTACGCGTTCGAGGCGTCGCGCGATTATAACCCGGAGCCCGAGCTGGGCGACATCAAGGCGCCGCTCATTGCCGTCAACTCCGAGGACGACCAGGTGAATCCGCCCAAGTTAGGCGTCATGGAACGAGACATGCCCAAGGTACCGCACGGACAGTACGTGCTCATCCCGACCAGCGACAAGACGCGCGGCCACGGCACGCACACCCTGGCGGCCATCTGGCAGAGCCACCTGGCGGACCTGCTCGGCGAGATCAAGCACAACACCGGCCGGTAG
- a CDS encoding SDR family NAD(P)-dependent oxidoreductase: protein MSVALVTGASRGIGRAIAERLAERYEVIAVARSANALGDVARGIESRGGRCRTIVLDVSDHAAVSSALAALEVDVLVNNAGIGIIKPIAELTVDEWRRQVSVNLDGMFYVTRAVLPGMLARRRGAIVNIGSLAGRNSFVGGACYAATKHAVIGFTESLMLEVRDAGVRVAVVMPGSVDTEFGGHTAGNASWKLTPADVAEAVWYVIAQPDRALVSRVEMRPARVARGE from the coding sequence GTGAGCGTCGCGCTGGTGACCGGCGCGTCGCGTGGCATCGGCCGCGCGATCGCCGAGCGATTGGCCGAGCGCTACGAGGTCATCGCCGTCGCGCGTTCGGCGAACGCGCTCGGCGACGTGGCGCGCGGCATCGAATCGCGTGGGGGACGGTGTCGCACGATCGTGCTCGACGTGTCCGACCACGCGGCGGTGTCGTCGGCGCTCGCCGCCCTCGAGGTGGATGTGCTGGTGAACAACGCCGGCATCGGCATCATCAAGCCGATCGCCGAGCTCACGGTGGACGAGTGGCGGCGGCAGGTGTCGGTGAACCTCGACGGCATGTTCTATGTGACGCGCGCGGTGCTGCCGGGCATGCTCGCGCGGCGGCGCGGCGCCATCGTGAACATCGGCTCGCTCGCCGGCCGCAACTCGTTCGTCGGCGGCGCCTGCTACGCGGCCACGAAGCACGCCGTGATCGGCTTCACGGAGTCGTTGATGCTCGAGGTGCGCGACGCGGGGGTGCGCGTCGCGGTGGTCATGCCGGGATCGGTCGATACGGAGTTCGGCGGACACACGGCGGGGAACGCGTCGTGGAAGTTGACGCCGGCGGACGTGGCCGAGGCGGTGTGGTACGTGATTGCCCAACCCGATCGTGCGCTGGTGTCGCGTGTGGAGATGCGGCCGGCGCGCGTCGCGCGCGGCGAGTGA